Proteins encoded together in one Rhodospirillaceae bacterium window:
- a CDS encoding AAA family ATPase encodes MSKGTSARRANKPSYNLYLSNGRPPRRTETSVIQAVLRVGDIAMMVGGSNAGKSTSVIHLTQSVVRGRPWFGRKTTATPVLYCCAEGPDAVEAAEKAWLGHHNEIASSQIAYCEEGFGFDDAEQVKQFVETVRAFESKNNLKFGIIVFDTLADYLGNIEENSNTEMRKVNLALRWIAKKLGCAILLVHHFGKDEGRGPRGAAALNAKLDVRLDCWSDGDLTILEVGKMRRGKNGARFVARREAVVVGVDSFGDPETACIMIEQLGEVPLSAVPASLTLDQAILNIVTAIPKPVDWSDVRTSLKALGFAIDEAGRVAAERARDKLAKGPNRQLDYDKKSKLVSLVPTLPTTVIVASNVGNTGAKPEPAEQPANDDVVAA; translated from the coding sequence ATGTCGAAGGGAACTTCAGCGCGACGGGCCAACAAGCCGTCGTACAACCTCTATCTCTCCAACGGACGACCGCCGCGTCGAACGGAAACGTCAGTCATCCAAGCGGTGCTGCGCGTCGGCGATATCGCCATGATGGTCGGCGGTTCGAACGCCGGGAAGTCGACCAGCGTCATCCATCTCACTCAAAGCGTGGTGCGTGGCAGGCCGTGGTTCGGCCGGAAGACCACCGCGACCCCCGTGCTCTACTGCTGCGCGGAGGGCCCTGATGCGGTCGAGGCTGCGGAAAAGGCATGGCTCGGCCATCACAACGAAATCGCGAGTTCGCAAATTGCTTACTGCGAGGAGGGATTTGGGTTCGATGATGCCGAACAGGTCAAGCAGTTCGTCGAAACCGTCCGCGCTTTCGAGAGCAAGAACAATCTCAAATTCGGGATCATCGTCTTCGATACGCTTGCCGACTATCTCGGCAACATTGAAGAAAACTCCAATACCGAGATGCGAAAAGTCAATCTGGCATTGCGCTGGATCGCCAAGAAGCTCGGATGCGCGATTCTTCTCGTGCATCACTTCGGAAAGGATGAGGGTCGCGGTCCGCGCGGTGCAGCGGCGCTCAATGCCAAACTGGATGTGCGGCTCGATTGCTGGTCGGACGGAGATCTGACCATCCTCGAAGTTGGCAAGATGCGACGTGGCAAAAACGGTGCTCGTTTCGTTGCGCGCCGCGAAGCCGTCGTGGTCGGCGTGGATAGCTTTGGCGATCCGGAAACCGCCTGCATCATGATTGAGCAACTCGGCGAAGTTCCGCTCTCGGCGGTTCCCGCCTCGTTGACGCTCGATCAAGCCATCCTCAACATCGTGACCGCCATTCCCAAGCCCGTGGACTGGTCAGATGTCCGCACCAGCCTAAAGGCCCTGGGCTTCGCCATCGATGAGGCCGGCCGGGTCGCCGCCGAACGCGCCAGGGACAAGCTGGCGAAGGGGCCGAATCGTCAGCTTGATTACGACAAAAAGTCGAAGCTCGTCTCTCTGGTGCCGACACTCCCTACGACTGTTATCGTCGCGAGCAACGTCGGCAACACCGGGGCAAAACCCGAACCGGCCGAACAGCCGGCCAATGACGACGTGGTGGCGGCCTAA
- a CDS encoding homocysteine S-methyltransferase family protein, which translates to MTNAGHITLLDGGMGRELNRMGAPFKQPEWSALALLEGPDFVRQAHAAFIRAGAEVITTNSYAVVPYHIGEARFAARGQELADLAGRLARQAATDSGKKVLVAGSLPPLFGSYRPDLFNAAQAQGLLMPLIVGLKPHVDLWLAETQSALDEAREVAKGLKGDTKPLWLSFTLHDEHPDPANPRLRSGETVAAAAELAHELGAAALLFNCSQPEVMGTAIDVARATLKRLGANIKVGCYANAFPPRNEEEEANGTLSDIRTDLDPKGYLAFAEDWQKRGADIIGGCCGIGPEHIAALKEKLG; encoded by the coding sequence ATGACGAACGCGGGCCATATCACCCTGCTTGATGGCGGCATGGGCCGCGAGTTGAACCGGATGGGGGCGCCGTTCAAACAGCCGGAATGGTCGGCGCTTGCGCTGCTGGAGGGGCCGGATTTTGTGCGCCAGGCGCATGCCGCTTTCATCAGGGCCGGCGCCGAGGTGATCACCACCAATTCCTACGCGGTGGTGCCGTACCATATCGGCGAAGCGCGTTTTGCCGCGCGGGGCCAGGAATTGGCCGACCTCGCCGGGCGCCTCGCCCGCCAAGCGGCGACGGACTCGGGCAAGAAAGTACTGGTTGCGGGGTCGCTGCCGCCGCTCTTCGGGTCCTACCGGCCCGACCTTTTCAATGCCGCGCAGGCGCAGGGCCTGTTGATGCCGCTCATCGTCGGACTGAAGCCCCATGTCGATCTGTGGCTCGCCGAAACACAGAGCGCCCTGGATGAAGCCCGCGAAGTGGCCAAAGGCCTCAAAGGCGATACCAAACCGTTGTGGCTGTCATTCACCCTGCACGACGAACATCCCGATCCCGCCAATCCGCGCCTCCGCTCCGGCGAGACCGTGGCCGCGGCAGCGGAGCTCGCGCATGAACTGGGGGCGGCTGCCCTCCTCTTCAATTGCAGCCAGCCGGAAGTGATGGGAACAGCCATCGACGTTGCGAGGGCGACGTTGAAACGGCTCGGCGCCAACATCAAGGTCGGCTGCTATGCCAACGCCTTCCCACCGCGGAACGAGGAAGAGGAAGCGAATGGCACGCTGAGTGATATCCGTACGGATCTCGATCCCAAGGGCTATCTCGCCTTCGCCGAGGATTGGCAGAAGCGCGGCGCCGACATCATCGGCGGCTGCTGCGGCATCGGGCCCGAGCACATCGCGGCGCTCAAGGAAAAACTCGGCTAG
- a CDS encoding DEAD/DEAH box helicase, producing the protein MSTLRALLAQYRESAKSEREKGTYFERLAVAFIKNDPGMAQEYEDAWLFAEWAAKHSYDGKDTGIDAVAKIRGEDGLCAIQCKFYQEGYRIQKADIDSFYGVGQKHFTRRLIIDTTDAPWSANAESALDNQNPPVSRIGFDRLEESPIDWSAYLLRDEIKLAAPKTIRPHQQEALENVQAGLAEADRGKLIMACGTGKTFTGLKIAEAMAGAGGRALFLVPSLALMSQTIREWSIDAATPLRPFAVCSDAQVGKRRKASNDIAEIEAHDLDYPATTDAGKLGKKAAKPDTDRMTVVFATYQSIQVIADAQKMHGLPEFDLIICDEAHRTTGATLEGDEESNFVKIHNQDFIAGRKRIYMTATPRVFGDAVKSKANEVSAVLCSMDDESLYGKTLFQRGFGWAVENKLLTDYKVLVLAVDEQMVSGGIQKRLADESSELKLDDATKIIGCYKALSKTGLKSELLTDPEPMKRALAFCRDIASSKLVQSEFAAVISEYLDSDEGKETEGDAKTLECQLEHVDGTFGAKERSRLLDWLKEDHGNLACRILTNARCLSEGVDVPALDAILFMHPRKSQIDVVQSVGRVMRRAEGKNMGYVILPIGVPVGMTPEEALNDNERYRVVWQILNALRSHDERFDAMINKADLGVDVSDHIEVIAVSNKLPNKKDSKTGKVDIGQGSAADTDDSRDEAADKSRKSEGQGAFYFDEFSKAIMAKIVKKCGRRDYWEDWATDIAKIAQTHIARITALVDKAGTPERAAFEGFLAEIRDDLNDSITVGEAIEMLAQHIITRPVFEALFEGYSFARNNPVSVAMQQVLDKLNEHNLDKESDSLQKFYQSVKRRAAGIDNAAAKQKIVVELYDKFFRNAFPQLTERLGIVYTPVEIVDFIIRSVNEALQSEFGQTLGSKGVHIIDPFVGTGTFITRLLQSGLIKPEELSHKYRHEIHANEIVLLAYYIAAINIESVYHSIAGGDYAPFEGICLTDTFQLYEQERDLVSELMADNSNRRSRQKKLDIRVIIGNPPYSIGQKSENDSAENLTYPKLDSRIRDTYATRSKATLAKGLYDSYVRAIRWASDRIGDAGVVAYVSNAGWIEANTADGLRKSLADEFANIHVFHLRGNARTSGEQRRKEKDNVFGQGTRTPVAITLLVKNPKAAEQGRVRFHDIGDYLSREEKLAVVSRLGSTGGIERKNGWRDITPDEHGDWIAQRDKSFEGFIALGDKKNGEAKLFDNFSMGVVTARDAWAYNASRIGLASNMERMIGFYNAERDRFAAAHPKADRKAREKAVDGFLSTDSSKISWTRALKGDWVKDKQFSYNEACLVSSLYRPFTHQWLYYNRTFNEMVYQMPRVFPLGEASAANLVIMVKQRPHKGSQLALMMDNIPELQTDGGSQCFPRYLYDEETADSNSAQGNLLTKKAAGRHHRRDALTDEGLAHFQAAYPGEVITKDDIFYYVYGLLHSEQYREQFHDNLSKELPRVPAVKKVSDFRSFVAAGRKLGELHVDFEKVEPYPVGIAQGDLRLAKISDPERFYRVVQMKFAGKRPNLDKTTVIYNANITMTDIPLAAYEYVVNGKPALEWVMERQCVKTDKASGIVNDANRYAIETVGDPAYPLKLFQRVVTVGLETMKIVRSLPKLESL; encoded by the coding sequence ATGAGCACCCTCCGCGCGCTCCTAGCCCAGTATCGCGAGTCCGCGAAGTCCGAACGCGAGAAGGGTACCTATTTCGAGCGCTTGGCTGTTGCCTTCATTAAGAACGATCCCGGCATGGCGCAGGAATACGAGGATGCCTGGCTGTTCGCCGAATGGGCGGCCAAACACAGCTACGACGGCAAGGATACGGGCATCGACGCCGTTGCCAAAATCAGGGGCGAGGATGGCCTTTGCGCCATCCAATGCAAGTTCTATCAGGAAGGCTATCGTATCCAGAAAGCCGACATCGACAGCTTTTACGGCGTCGGGCAAAAGCATTTCACCCGCCGGTTGATTATCGACACCACGGATGCGCCGTGGAGCGCCAACGCCGAATCAGCCCTGGATAACCAGAACCCACCGGTTTCGCGCATCGGCTTCGACCGCCTGGAAGAAAGCCCTATCGACTGGTCCGCTTATCTGCTGCGTGACGAAATCAAGCTGGCGGCACCGAAAACGATCCGGCCACATCAGCAGGAAGCCTTGGAAAACGTACAGGCTGGACTTGCGGAAGCCGACCGGGGCAAGCTCATCATGGCGTGTGGAACGGGCAAGACCTTTACCGGCCTGAAAATAGCCGAGGCGATGGCCGGTGCCGGCGGGCGGGCGCTGTTCCTGGTGCCGTCGCTGGCTCTCATGAGCCAGACCATCCGGGAATGGAGCATTGACGCCGCCACTCCGTTGCGACCATTCGCTGTGTGTTCCGACGCTCAGGTAGGTAAACGTCGGAAGGCAAGCAATGATATTGCCGAGATTGAGGCGCATGACCTCGATTACCCGGCGACGACGGATGCCGGAAAGCTGGGTAAGAAGGCTGCAAAACCAGACACAGATCGGATGACGGTCGTATTCGCGACTTATCAATCCATCCAGGTCATTGCCGACGCGCAGAAAATGCACGGTTTGCCCGAATTCGACCTGATTATTTGCGACGAAGCCCACCGGACGACTGGGGCCACCCTGGAAGGCGATGAAGAAAGCAACTTCGTCAAGATTCACAATCAGGATTTCATTGCGGGCCGGAAGCGCATCTATATGACCGCCACGCCGCGCGTCTTCGGTGATGCGGTCAAGAGCAAGGCGAACGAGGTATCCGCCGTCCTTTGTTCCATGGATGATGAAAGCCTCTACGGCAAGACGCTTTTCCAGCGTGGCTTCGGCTGGGCCGTCGAGAACAAGCTGCTGACCGATTACAAGGTGCTGGTGCTGGCTGTTGACGAGCAGATGGTCAGCGGAGGCATTCAGAAACGTCTTGCCGATGAGTCATCCGAATTGAAGCTGGATGACGCGACCAAGATCATCGGTTGCTACAAGGCGTTGTCCAAGACCGGATTGAAGTCGGAACTTCTGACCGATCCAGAACCCATGAAGCGGGCGCTTGCCTTCTGCAGGGACATCGCATCTTCCAAGCTTGTTCAGTCCGAATTTGCCGCCGTCATTAGCGAATACCTGGATTCGGACGAGGGCAAGGAGACGGAAGGTGATGCTAAAACGCTAGAATGCCAGTTGGAGCATGTGGACGGGACATTCGGTGCGAAGGAGCGGAGTCGCCTGCTAGATTGGCTGAAGGAGGATCATGGCAATCTTGCTTGCCGGATCCTCACTAATGCTCGGTGTCTGTCGGAAGGCGTAGACGTGCCGGCGCTCGACGCCATCCTTTTCATGCATCCCCGGAAATCGCAGATCGACGTCGTGCAATCCGTCGGGCGCGTCATGCGCCGAGCCGAGGGCAAGAACATGGGATATGTCATCCTGCCCATCGGCGTGCCGGTTGGGATGACACCAGAAGAAGCCTTGAACGATAATGAACGCTATCGCGTTGTATGGCAGATTCTGAACGCCTTGCGTTCCCACGACGAGCGCTTCGACGCCATGATCAACAAGGCCGATCTCGGTGTCGATGTTTCCGACCATATCGAGGTCATCGCCGTCAGCAACAAACTGCCGAACAAGAAGGACAGCAAAACGGGCAAAGTTGATATCGGCCAGGGTTCCGCCGCTGACACCGACGATAGCCGTGACGAAGCCGCCGACAAGTCCCGGAAATCAGAGGGCCAGGGGGCATTTTACTTCGACGAATTCTCCAAGGCCATCATGGCGAAGATTGTCAAGAAGTGTGGCCGCCGCGACTACTGGGAGGATTGGGCGACCGACATCGCCAAGATCGCCCAGACCCACATCGCCCGCATTACCGCCCTGGTGGACAAGGCCGGAACGCCGGAACGAGCCGCTTTTGAGGGCTTCCTGGCAGAAATCCGGGACGACCTCAATGATAGCATTACCGTGGGCGAAGCCATCGAAATGCTGGCCCAGCATATTATCACCCGGCCTGTATTCGAGGCGCTGTTCGAGGGCTACAGTTTTGCCCGAAACAACCCGGTTTCGGTGGCCATGCAGCAGGTCTTGGACAAGCTGAACGAACACAATCTCGATAAGGAATCTGACAGCCTTCAGAAGTTCTATCAGAGTGTGAAACGGCGTGCCGCCGGCATCGACAATGCAGCGGCGAAACAGAAGATTGTCGTCGAGCTATACGACAAGTTTTTTCGCAATGCTTTCCCGCAGCTGACCGAGCGGCTCGGCATCGTCTACACGCCAGTCGAGATCGTAGATTTCATTATCCGGTCGGTAAATGAAGCGCTGCAATCGGAATTCGGCCAAACGCTCGGCAGCAAGGGAGTTCACATCATCGACCCCTTTGTTGGAACGGGCACCTTCATCACTAGGCTTTTACAATCCGGCCTAATTAAGCCGGAGGAACTTTCGCACAAGTACCGGCACGAAATCCATGCCAATGAGATTGTGTTGCTGGCTTACTACATAGCCGCGATAAACATCGAATCTGTCTATCATTCCATCGCGGGCGGTGACTATGCACCGTTTGAAGGTATCTGTCTGACCGATACCTTTCAACTCTACGAGCAGGAAAGAGATTTAGTCAGTGAACTTATGGCAGATAATAGCAACCGACGTAGCCGCCAGAAAAAACTCGACATTCGGGTGATCATTGGAAATCCACCCTATTCCATTGGACAAAAGAGTGAGAACGACAGTGCTGAGAATCTGACCTATCCTAAGCTCGATAGCCGTATTCGTGACACATATGCGACGAGATCAAAGGCAACTCTCGCAAAGGGCCTCTACGACAGCTACGTCCGTGCTATTCGCTGGGCGAGCGACCGAATCGGTGATGCCGGCGTTGTCGCTTATGTCAGCAATGCCGGTTGGATTGAGGCAAATACAGCCGATGGACTGCGAAAATCCCTAGCGGATGAGTTTGCCAACATCCATGTGTTCCATTTGCGTGGCAATGCTCGCACATCTGGCGAGCAGCGCCGCAAAGAGAAAGACAATGTTTTCGGCCAAGGTACACGCACCCCTGTTGCAATTACCCTGCTGGTCAAGAATCCCAAAGCCGCAGAGCAAGGGCGGGTTCGCTTTCACGATATTGGGGACTATCTCTCCCGCGAGGAAAAGCTGGCCGTCGTTTCACGCCTCGGCAGTACGGGTGGAATAGAGCGCAAGAACGGCTGGCGCGACATCACGCCAGATGAACATGGCGACTGGATTGCGCAGCGTGATAAGAGCTTTGAGGGCTTTATCGCCTTAGGTGACAAGAAAAACGGCGAAGCAAAGCTTTTTGATAATTTTTCAATGGGCGTTGTTACTGCCCGCGACGCTTGGGCATATAACGCCAGTAGAATAGGGTTGGCATCAAACATGGAGCGAATGATCGGCTTCTATAATGCCGAGCGTGATCGCTTCGCTGCTGCGCATCCGAAGGCTGACCGCAAGGCGCGCGAAAAGGCTGTGGATGGATTTCTTAGCACTGATTCCAGCAAGATCAGTTGGACGCGAGCGCTGAAAGGCGATTGGGTCAAGGACAAGCAGTTTTCCTATAATGAGGCGTGCCTAGTTTCGAGCCTCTACCGTCCCTTTACGCACCAGTGGCTCTATTACAATCGCACCTTCAACGAGATGGTCTACCAGATGCCGCGCGTCTTCCCATTAGGTGAAGCATCGGCGGCAAATCTGGTGATCATGGTTAAGCAGCGCCCGCACAAAGGCAGCCAGCTTGCATTGATGATGGACAACATCCCCGAACTGCAAACGGATGGTGGGAGTCAATGTTTCCCTCGCTATCTCTACGACGAGGAAACAGCGGACAGCAACAGCGCTCAGGGAAATCTGTTAACGAAGAAGGCTGCCGGACGTCACCATCGTCGCGACGCCCTCACCGACGAGGGGCTGGCACATTTTCAAGCCGCCTACCCGGGTGAGGTCATCACCAAAGATGATATTTTCTATTACGTTTATGGCCTGCTGCACTCGGAACAATACCGCGAGCAATTCCACGACAACCTCTCCAAGGAATTGCCGCGCGTTCCGGCGGTAAAGAAGGTTTCTGATTTCCGCTCCTTCGTCGCCGCCGGCCGCAAACTGGGCGAACTTCACGTCGACTTCGAGAAGGTGGAACCCTATCCGGTCGGGATCGCGCAGGGCGATTTGCGGCTGGCCAAAATTTCCGACCCGGAGCGCTTCTATCGCGTCGTTCAGATGAAATTCGCAGGCAAGCGCCCGAACCTCGACAAAACCACGGTTATCTATAATGCCAACATTACCATGACCGACATTCCCTTGGCGGCTTATGAATACGTCGTCAACGGCAAACCGGCGCTGGAATGGGTGATGGAGCGGCAATGCGTCAAGACCGACAAGGCGAGCGGCATCGTTAACGACGCCAACCGCTACGCCATCGAAACCGTTGGCGATCCGGCGTATCCGCTGAAACTCTTCCAGCGTGTTGTCACTGTCGGTCTGGAAACAATGAAGATAGTGCGTAGTCTGCCAAAGCTGGAAAGCTTGTGA
- a CDS encoding plasmid recombination protein, translated as MTNPAYAILRVKALKGWSAVSAMARHGRREGGDTDHIDKSRSSLNRYGSDWSGDPRDLRSCIEAVRKHHGATNRKGAPVGSHLLLTASASYFRPDAPDSFNTYEVDKLENWLNTNLAWINQRWPQQIAAWRLDLDESTPHLDVFLVPVAHRRTRGGRDKCEVSHREAFGKSRKSFAALQNDYAAAMAPLGLARGRPRSVTGAIHIHPARLRLSMKQEAERQRALRIGSAGILRRDVSNLRLSPNGMLRAKFGAGVPAGVHARFLGMMQPAASTLIQFDRHVQRSVKRLAHEVTEFVAGQAEADRQQATDILDEAQLLHAELSRLGMATPSRLADQLDFLVGELVR; from the coding sequence ATGACGAACCCGGCTTACGCAATCTTAAGAGTCAAAGCATTGAAAGGCTGGTCCGCAGTATCGGCTATGGCCCGACATGGTCGTCGTGAGGGTGGTGACACCGACCATATCGACAAGTCGCGTTCGTCATTGAATCGCTACGGCTCCGATTGGAGCGGCGATCCGCGTGACTTGCGATCCTGCATCGAAGCCGTTCGAAAGCATCATGGCGCAACAAACCGAAAGGGTGCGCCAGTTGGGTCGCATCTATTGTTGACAGCGTCGGCGTCGTATTTCCGGCCAGATGCGCCGGACTCTTTCAACACCTACGAAGTCGACAAATTAGAGAACTGGTTGAACACAAATCTCGCTTGGATAAATCAAAGATGGCCTCAGCAGATAGCAGCTTGGCGCCTTGACCTCGACGAATCAACTCCCCACCTTGACGTTTTCCTGGTTCCTGTCGCCCATCGCCGAACGCGGGGCGGGCGCGATAAATGCGAAGTCTCGCATCGCGAAGCATTTGGCAAATCACGCAAATCCTTCGCCGCCCTTCAGAATGATTATGCTGCGGCGATGGCTCCTCTTGGCCTCGCTCGTGGACGCCCACGCTCCGTCACCGGCGCCATCCATATCCACCCCGCCCGGCTTCGTCTTTCCATGAAGCAGGAAGCGGAACGGCAGCGTGCGCTTCGGATCGGCAGCGCAGGCATCCTCCGACGCGATGTTAGCAATCTCCGCCTCTCTCCCAATGGCATGCTACGCGCCAAATTCGGCGCTGGCGTCCCCGCAGGAGTACATGCCCGATTCCTGGGCATGATGCAGCCAGCGGCTTCAACCCTCATTCAATTCGACCGCCATGTCCAACGCTCCGTAAAAAGGTTGGCACATGAAGTCACGGAATTCGTCGCCGGCCAAGCTGAGGCCGATCGTCAGCAAGCCACTGACATTCTCGACGAAGCCCAGTTACTCCATGCAGAGTTAAGCCGGCTCGGCATGGCAACGCCGAGTCGGCTCGCCGATCAATTGGATTTTCTCGTTGGAGAACTGGTCCGTTGA